One window from the genome of Rufibacter tibetensis encodes:
- a CDS encoding glycoside hydrolase family 88/105 protein, with protein MKIKYIAFLLLCLPLTLFAQSKTTAPTESVLRNIADRIVSSTTYKFINPETKETYTSTKKLPVTNKVKVESQYNDWHYTNGVLNIAMLELAQKTNDKKYQDFVHKNFDFVFNQGNLDYFQKRYNQTLKEENGLRKVREVSWYMYFRGIRLDDNGPMGASLIEVYKQQPKKEYKKYIDDVAHHLMQQEPRLPDNTIARLWPHEMTIWADDLFMSVSFLSRMGKLSGDTKYLDDAAQQVIQFDKYLWDDAKKIYYHCYHSDTKEHGVAYWARANGWMFMAQADLLSVLPQNHPKRNELLQIFRRQADGIARYQAESGLWHNLIDKQDSYEEVSATAMYVFGMATGVKNGWLPVDYGYVAEQGWNGIVKYIGTEGDVTGVCTGTGIMPSLTFYYKRPTDKNNPMGEGPVLRAGVAMLDLPKYVDPQAEKKYQDIQSGEWRKRIK; from the coding sequence ATGAAGATCAAATACATTGCTTTTCTTCTGCTTTGTCTGCCTCTAACGCTTTTCGCTCAGAGCAAAACTACTGCCCCAACAGAATCTGTTTTGCGGAATATTGCAGACAGAATTGTTTCCAGCACTACCTACAAGTTTATCAATCCGGAAACAAAGGAGACTTACACTTCAACCAAAAAGCTACCTGTCACTAACAAAGTGAAGGTAGAGAGCCAGTACAATGATTGGCATTACACCAACGGAGTGCTGAACATTGCCATGCTGGAGCTTGCCCAGAAAACCAATGACAAGAAGTACCAGGACTTTGTACACAAAAACTTTGATTTCGTTTTCAATCAAGGCAATCTGGATTACTTTCAGAAACGGTATAACCAAACGCTCAAAGAAGAAAATGGGCTGCGGAAGGTGCGTGAGGTGAGTTGGTACATGTACTTCAGGGGCATCAGGTTAGATGACAACGGGCCTATGGGCGCCAGCCTGATTGAGGTGTACAAACAGCAGCCTAAAAAGGAATACAAAAAATACATTGACGACGTAGCCCACCATTTAATGCAGCAGGAGCCACGCCTGCCAGACAATACCATTGCCCGTTTGTGGCCGCACGAGATGACCATTTGGGCCGATGATTTGTTTATGAGCGTGTCTTTCCTGTCCAGAATGGGCAAACTTTCAGGAGACACCAAGTACTTAGATGACGCCGCGCAGCAGGTTATTCAGTTTGACAAATACCTCTGGGATGATGCCAAGAAAATCTACTACCACTGCTATCACTCAGATACCAAAGAGCATGGGGTAGCGTATTGGGCACGTGCGAACGGCTGGATGTTCATGGCCCAGGCTGATTTGCTTTCGGTGCTGCCGCAGAACCATCCTAAACGCAATGAACTGCTGCAGATCTTCAGACGCCAGGCAGACGGTATTGCCCGCTACCAGGCAGAGTCTGGCTTATGGCACAACCTGATTGACAAGCAGGATTCCTATGAAGAAGTATCTGCTACTGCCATGTATGTGTTCGGGATGGCTACCGGCGTGAAGAATGGCTGGTTACCGGTAGACTATGGGTATGTTGCCGAGCAGGGCTGGAATGGGATAGTAAAGTACATTGGCACCGAAGGCGATGTCACCGGCGTGTGCACCGGAACAGGTATCATGCCCTCTTTAACGTTCTACTACAAACGCCCTACAGACAAGAATAATCCTATGGGAGAAGGACCGGTGTTAAGAGCGGGTGTAGCCATGCTGGACCTGCCTAAGTATGTAGACCCTCAAGCAGAGAAAAAATACCAGGATATTCAATCTGGGGAGTGGAGGAAGAGAATAAAATAG
- a CDS encoding acetylxylan esterase, translating into MRNFIFYLTLFCCLFLLRQAGAQNSPAPLKLINFVLTPSAEDWTYPVNKTATVDVTVLKNDVPLKDATITYEFGPEMLQAEKKGTLTLKKGQGNINMGTSKEPGFRQLVVKTEYQGKTYSSQVKVGFSPEKIAPTVVLPGDFMAFWEAAKAEAAKVPMDAKLTYLPEHSTTTVDVYLVNLQNYKKGQRLYGYLSKPKAPGKYPVLFSPPGAGVKATSPSTSLADQGFISLSIEIHGITPMLDSDTYKNISNAFGDYWFNKLDDRDNYYYKSVYLGCVRSIDYLCSLPEFDGKNMVVTGGSQGGALAIVTAALDKRVKALASFYPALSDITGYLHGRAGGWPHMLSPRYAATTNTPAKLRTISYYDVVNFAKHVTVPGFYSWGYNDNTCPPTSVYAAVNSVKAPKTLAITPITGHWRFEETNQESINWLKQQLVK; encoded by the coding sequence ATGAGAAATTTTATCTTCTATCTAACCCTGTTCTGTTGCCTATTTCTATTACGACAAGCTGGAGCGCAGAACTCGCCCGCTCCTTTAAAGCTGATCAACTTTGTGCTGACTCCCAGCGCTGAAGATTGGACGTACCCAGTAAACAAAACCGCAACGGTGGATGTGACGGTTCTGAAGAATGATGTTCCCCTGAAAGACGCCACCATCACCTATGAGTTTGGCCCCGAGATGCTGCAAGCTGAGAAAAAAGGTACACTGACGCTGAAAAAGGGACAGGGAAACATAAACATGGGTACCAGCAAAGAGCCGGGCTTCCGGCAGTTGGTGGTGAAAACAGAGTACCAGGGGAAAACCTACAGCAGCCAGGTGAAGGTTGGTTTTTCGCCGGAGAAGATAGCGCCTACCGTAGTGTTGCCGGGTGACTTTATGGCTTTCTGGGAAGCCGCCAAAGCAGAGGCCGCCAAAGTGCCCATGGATGCAAAGCTGACGTACCTGCCGGAGCATTCCACCACTACGGTAGATGTGTATCTGGTTAACCTGCAGAACTACAAGAAAGGCCAGCGCCTCTACGGGTACCTCAGTAAACCAAAAGCTCCCGGCAAATACCCAGTGTTGTTCTCGCCGCCTGGTGCAGGGGTGAAAGCTACCAGCCCAAGCACTTCTTTAGCTGACCAAGGCTTTATAAGCCTCAGCATAGAGATCCACGGAATTACGCCCATGCTGGATAGTGACACCTACAAAAACATTAGCAACGCCTTTGGCGATTACTGGTTCAATAAACTAGATGACCGGGACAACTATTACTACAAAAGTGTTTACCTGGGTTGTGTACGCTCCATTGACTACTTGTGCAGCCTGCCCGAATTTGACGGGAAGAATATGGTGGTAACGGGAGGAAGTCAGGGCGGGGCATTGGCGATAGTCACGGCTGCGCTAGACAAACGAGTGAAAGCCCTTGCTTCTTTTTACCCGGCCCTCAGTGATATTACCGGTTACCTGCACGGCAGAGCAGGAGGGTGGCCCCACATGCTTAGCCCAAGGTATGCCGCTACTACCAACACCCCTGCCAAGCTCAGAACAATCAGCTACTATGATGTGGTCAACTTTGCAAAGCATGTAACGGTGCCCGGCTTTTATTCCTGGGGATATAATGACAACACCTGCCCCCCCACTTCAGTGTATGCGGCAGTGAACTCAGTTAAGGCGCCTAAAACGTTAGCCATTACTCCCATAACAGGCCACTGGCGTTTTGAAGAAACCAACCAGGAGTCAATCAATTGGCTGAAACAGCAGTTGGTAAAGTAA
- a CDS encoding rhamnogalacturonan acetylesterase: protein MAWKKPERDPESGWGEGLKQLVNEKATVRNHAASGRSSRSFVAEKRWAAVLDSIQPGDYVIMQFGHNDEKPEPKLYTDPSTSYKEFLKKFIDETRAKKGIPVVCSPIVRRHFDGQVNLVDTHGDYTKAAREVAMENNVHFVDLEAASRKVVAELGPEKSKSLFVFCAPGECRRSSKGVQDSTHLNHQGALQVAQLFAEEAKKQKIPLRKFLK from the coding sequence ATGGCCTGGAAGAAACCAGAGCGGGACCCGGAATCTGGTTGGGGAGAAGGATTAAAACAACTGGTAAACGAGAAAGCCACGGTGCGCAACCATGCTGCCAGTGGCCGCAGTTCCAGAAGCTTTGTGGCTGAGAAAAGATGGGCAGCGGTGCTGGACAGCATTCAACCAGGTGATTATGTCATCATGCAATTCGGGCACAATGACGAGAAGCCTGAGCCTAAGCTGTACACTGATCCTTCTACCTCTTACAAAGAATTCCTGAAGAAGTTTATTGACGAAACACGAGCAAAGAAGGGAATCCCGGTGGTCTGTTCTCCTATTGTGCGCCGCCATTTTGATGGCCAGGTCAACCTGGTAGACACCCACGGCGACTACACAAAGGCTGCCCGCGAAGTGGCCATGGAAAACAACGTGCATTTTGTGGATCTAGAGGCAGCCTCGCGGAAAGTGGTAGCTGAGTTAGGTCCAGAGAAGTCAAAATCGCTCTTTGTTTTCTGCGCCCCCGGTGAATGCCGGAGAAGCTCTAAAGGGGTGCAGGATTCAACGCACCTCAACCACCAAGGCGCATTGCAAGTTGCCCAGTTGTTTGCAGAAGAGGCCAAAAAGCAAAAGATACCATTAAGGAAGTTTTTGAAATAA